One genomic region from Vibrio cyclitrophicus encodes:
- a CDS encoding response regulator, which yields MANILLIDDDTELTSLLKDILSFEGFTISEANDGYAGLEAINDEIDLVLLDVMMPRLNGMETLKKLRENWETPVLMLTAKGEEIDRVIGLELGADDYLPKPFSDRELLARIRAILRRTQTNTVPKAASDRIQYQDIEVFPGKQEAYCNGQIIDLTTTEFALLSHLIQNPGQVITKEALSLDVLGKRLAAFDRAIDMHISNLRKKIPERSDGKSRIKTLRGRGYLLVEED from the coding sequence ATGGCGAACATTCTTCTTATTGATGACGACACAGAGTTAACCAGCTTACTTAAAGACATTTTGAGCTTTGAGGGCTTCACTATCTCCGAAGCCAATGATGGCTATGCCGGGCTTGAAGCGATCAATGATGAGATTGATCTGGTCCTTTTGGATGTGATGATGCCGCGCCTTAATGGCATGGAAACGCTAAAAAAGCTGAGAGAAAATTGGGAAACGCCGGTACTAATGCTGACAGCGAAAGGCGAAGAAATAGATCGTGTTATTGGCCTTGAACTTGGTGCGGATGATTACTTGCCAAAGCCCTTCAGTGATCGAGAGCTGCTCGCTCGTATTCGTGCCATCTTGCGTCGTACGCAAACCAACACAGTGCCTAAAGCGGCCAGTGATAGGATTCAATACCAAGACATTGAAGTATTCCCTGGCAAACAAGAAGCTTATTGCAATGGTCAGATTATCGATCTCACCACTACCGAGTTCGCTCTCTTGAGTCACCTAATCCAGAACCCTGGACAAGTGATCACCAAAGAAGCATTGAGTTTAGACGTGTTAGGTAAAAGGCTAGCGGCGTTTGACCGTGCGATTGATATGCACATATCTAACCTGCGCAAGAAGATTCCAGAACGCAGCGACGGGAAATCTCGCATTAAAACCTTA
- the fieF gene encoding CDF family cation-efflux transporter FieF (FieF, a metal efflux transporter, is a member of the CDF (cation diffusion facilitator) family of transporters.) has protein sequence MKQEYARLVTLAAWAATTIATILLIVKVAAWWVTGSVSLLASVVDSLLDIAASVVNLIVVRYSLQPADKEHTFGHGKAESLAALAQAMFISGSACFLILNGIERFFRPHELNSPEIGIYVSLFAMVMTFGLVRFQKHVVKKTGSQAIAADSLHYQSDLYMNAAIMLALALSWFGIGQADSVFAIGIGIYILYSAYQMANEAIQSLLDRKLPDEELKQIKETSLSIEGVLGVHQLRTRRSGPIRFIQLHLELEDNIPLIEAHRISDEVEDKLISVFPDADVLIHQDPYSVVFGPEKQQKFHSW, from the coding sequence ATGAAACAAGAATACGCACGTTTAGTTACGCTCGCCGCTTGGGCAGCCACTACCATCGCCACAATTTTATTGATCGTGAAGGTCGCAGCATGGTGGGTGACCGGCTCTGTGAGTCTGTTGGCTTCCGTGGTTGATTCCTTGTTAGATATTGCGGCGTCAGTCGTGAACCTAATCGTCGTTCGATACTCTCTCCAGCCTGCCGATAAAGAACATACTTTTGGTCATGGCAAAGCTGAATCTCTTGCAGCACTAGCACAGGCGATGTTTATTTCCGGCTCCGCTTGTTTCCTTATACTTAATGGTATTGAACGCTTCTTTAGGCCTCACGAACTGAACTCTCCTGAAATTGGTATCTACGTCAGCTTATTCGCGATGGTGATGACTTTTGGTTTGGTTCGATTCCAAAAACATGTCGTGAAAAAAACCGGTAGCCAGGCTATTGCGGCGGACTCACTGCATTATCAATCGGATCTCTATATGAATGCGGCCATTATGCTGGCATTGGCGTTGAGCTGGTTTGGTATTGGGCAAGCGGACTCGGTATTCGCGATTGGTATCGGTATCTACATTCTTTACAGCGCTTATCAAATGGCAAATGAAGCGATTCAGTCATTGCTTGATAGAAAGCTACCGGATGAAGAGCTTAAACAGATTAAAGAGACGTCGTTGAGTATCGAAGGTGTATTGGGTGTGCATCAATTACGAACGCGTCGTTCGGGCCCAATTCGCTTTATTCAATTGCATTTGGAGCTTGAAGATAATATCCCACTTATTGAAGCGCATCGCATTTCTGACGAAGTAGAAGACAAGCTTATCTCTGTTTTTCCTGATGCTGATGTATTAATTCATCAAGATCCGTATTCGGTGGTATTTGGCCCAGAGAAACAGCAGAAGTTTCATTCTTGGTAA
- a CDS encoding CpxP family protein, giving the protein MKMTKKLVLAAAALPLIFGTASAYAYGGGDKGDHKGMHDKCGGFDKKVMRQLDLTDAQKEQLKEMREADRAEMKAKRGANKTAKMAQMKAHHEKVQALVLADNFDEAAANDLASQMVAKQTERRVAMLKKQHDMMSVLTAEQKTQLKEIQQERMSKCADKMEKRMNKDK; this is encoded by the coding sequence ATGAAAATGACTAAGAAACTTGTACTAGCAGCTGCGGCACTTCCACTTATTTTTGGTACAGCAAGCGCGTATGCTTACGGTGGTGGTGATAAAGGTGACCACAAAGGTATGCACGACAAGTGTGGCGGTTTCGATAAAAAAGTAATGCGCCAACTAGACCTAACCGACGCTCAAAAAGAACAGTTAAAAGAGATGCGTGAAGCAGACCGTGCTGAGATGAAAGCAAAGCGCGGTGCAAACAAAACGGCAAAAATGGCGCAAATGAAAGCGCATCACGAAAAGGTTCAAGCTCTAGTATTGGCCGACAACTTCGATGAAGCCGCTGCAAACGATCTAGCAAGCCAAATGGTTGCTAAGCAAACTGAACGTCGTGTCGCAATGCTGAAGAAACAACACGACATGATGAGCGTTCTGACAGCAGAGCAAAAAACTCAATTGAAAGAGATCCAACAAGAGCGTATGAGTAAGTGCGCTGACAAAATGGAAAAACGCATGAACAAAGACAAATAG